One segment of Variovorax sp. PAMC28562 DNA contains the following:
- a CDS encoding PilZ domain-containing protein: MNTPFIPPAAGFSGTAATGPARPSVIQLAIKEKGALYAAYIPLFAEGGIFIPTSREYRLGDDVYVLLTLPDDPQRYPVAGKVAWITPARAAGNRSPGVGIRFPSDDKSRQLKARIEEALGGTMASDRATQTI; encoded by the coding sequence ATGAATACACCCTTCATTCCACCAGCCGCCGGGTTCAGCGGCACGGCAGCGACAGGCCCGGCCCGGCCCAGCGTCATCCAACTGGCGATCAAGGAAAAGGGCGCTCTGTACGCGGCCTACATTCCGCTGTTCGCCGAAGGCGGCATCTTCATCCCGACCTCGCGCGAGTACCGGCTGGGCGACGATGTCTATGTGCTGCTCACGCTGCCGGACGATCCGCAGCGCTATCCCGTGGCCGGCAAGGTCGCCTGGATCACACCGGCACGCGCGGCCGGCAATCGATCACCGGGCGTCGGCATCCGCTTTCCGTCGGACGACAAGTCGCGCCAGCTCAAGGCGCGTATCGAAGAAGCGCTCGGCGGCACGATGGCCTCCGACCGCGCTACGCAAACGATCTAA
- a CDS encoding TatD family hydrolase, with protein MFTDSHCHLTYPELTEQMPQIRAAMAEAQVDRALCICTTLEEFAEVQALAARYDNFWASVGVHPDNEDIAEPSVADLVERAALPKVIAIGETGLDYYQMEERKGGRSVADMEWQRDRFRVHIHAAQQTRKPLVIHTREASADTLAILKEEGEDATGNAAGGVFHCFTETAEVARAALDLGFYISFSGILTFKKAQDLRDVAAFVPLDRMLIETDSPYLAPVPYRGKTNNPSYVPFVARQIAELRQLPIEAIAKATSDNFETLFSGARPVVFK; from the coding sequence ATGTTCACCGACTCGCACTGCCACCTTACGTACCCCGAACTGACCGAGCAGATGCCGCAAATCCGCGCGGCCATGGCCGAAGCGCAGGTCGATCGGGCGCTCTGCATCTGCACCACCCTTGAAGAGTTCGCCGAAGTCCAGGCACTGGCTGCGCGCTACGACAACTTCTGGGCCAGCGTCGGCGTGCATCCGGACAATGAAGACATCGCCGAGCCGAGCGTTGCCGATCTGGTCGAGCGCGCCGCCTTGCCAAAGGTCATCGCCATCGGCGAAACCGGGCTCGACTATTACCAGATGGAAGAGCGCAAGGGCGGCCGCAGCGTCGCCGACATGGAATGGCAGCGCGATCGCTTTCGCGTGCACATCCACGCCGCGCAGCAAACGCGCAAGCCGCTGGTGATCCACACCCGCGAAGCCTCGGCCGACACGCTGGCGATCCTGAAAGAGGAGGGCGAAGACGCCACCGGAAATGCCGCCGGCGGCGTCTTCCATTGTTTTACCGAGACGGCCGAGGTGGCGCGCGCCGCCCTCGACCTCGGTTTCTACATTTCGTTCTCCGGCATCCTGACCTTCAAGAAGGCGCAAGACCTTCGCGACGTGGCCGCCTTCGTTCCGCTCGATCGCATGCTGATCGAAACCGACAGCCCCTACCTCGCCCCGGTGCCGTACCGCGGCAAGACCAACAACCCGTCGTATGTGCCATTCGTGGCCCGGCAGATCGCAGAGTTACGGCAGTTGCCGATCGAAGCCATCGCCAAGGCCACGAGCGACAATTTCGAAACCCTTTTCAGCGGTGCCAGACCCGTTGTTTTTAAATGA
- a CDS encoding ankyrin repeat domain-containing protein, producing MKYHFQKALYLVVFACSFSAHAGSFDDFFRAVRGDNASGVSDLIKRGFDPNTKDEKGQTGLLIAMREPSPRVIEVLIASPKTNVEARNAQDESPLMMAALKGQQDIVAKLMARDADVNKPGWTPLHYAASGGNVEIMRKLLEAFAFIDAQSPNGTTPLMMAAMYGSSDSVKLLLDEGADTAMKNQQGMTALDFAQRGRRPDAVGLITAAMQAKPVARPPATPVDKPAATEGKW from the coding sequence ATGAAGTATCACTTTCAAAAAGCGCTGTATCTTGTTGTTTTCGCTTGTTCTTTTTCAGCGCATGCTGGCTCGTTCGATGACTTTTTCAGGGCCGTGCGTGGCGACAACGCAAGCGGCGTCTCCGACCTGATCAAACGCGGTTTCGACCCCAACACCAAGGATGAAAAAGGCCAGACCGGCCTGTTGATCGCCATGCGCGAGCCATCGCCGCGCGTCATCGAGGTGCTGATCGCTTCGCCCAAAACCAACGTCGAGGCTCGCAACGCGCAGGACGAAAGTCCGCTGATGATGGCGGCGCTCAAAGGCCAGCAGGACATCGTCGCCAAGCTGATGGCCCGCGATGCCGACGTCAATAAACCGGGCTGGACGCCCTTGCACTATGCGGCCTCTGGCGGGAACGTCGAGATCATGAGGAAGCTGCTCGAGGCCTTCGCCTTCATCGACGCGCAGTCGCCCAACGGCACCACGCCGCTGATGATGGCCGCGATGTACGGCTCGTCGGACAGCGTGAAACTGCTGCTCGACGAAGGTGCCGACACGGCGATGAAGAACCAGCAGGGCATGACGGCCCTGGACTTCGCGCAGCGCGGCAGGCGGCCAGACGCGGTCGGGCTGATCACCGCGGCGATGCAGGCCAAGCCGGTTGCGAGGCCGCCGGCAACCCCTGTCGACAAGCCAGCGGCCACCGAGGGGAAGTGGTGA
- a CDS encoding 2-keto-4-pentenoate hydratase, producing METEQMDFPAAQDVAEWLTKQHADSRRFEPFAAARGIRTMPDAYRVQDRFNALRSASRAVSRAGYKIGLTSTAMQAMCGIDTPVAGVVFADRVHASGAVLKPSAYGRFGIEFEIAVRLGRDLAPSDLSGQPVTLAEVVAAIDGVAPAIEIVDDRACDYKTLDMLSLVADNAWNAGIVVGTFQSSWPDLASVEGSVTTEDGSVLDTGRGADVLGNPLLSVVWLAEHLAASGGSLRSGDIVMTGSMVTTKFPNTSGRFRFEVSGLGWVEVQVDAG from the coding sequence ATGGAGACAGAACAAATGGACTTCCCCGCAGCGCAAGACGTCGCCGAATGGCTCACGAAGCAGCACGCCGACAGCCGCCGCTTCGAGCCCTTCGCCGCCGCCCGCGGCATCCGGACGATGCCCGATGCGTACCGCGTGCAGGACCGTTTCAACGCCCTCCGTTCAGCGAGCCGCGCCGTTTCACGCGCTGGCTACAAGATCGGGCTGACATCGACCGCAATGCAGGCGATGTGCGGCATCGACACGCCCGTAGCGGGCGTCGTGTTCGCCGACCGCGTTCATGCTTCGGGCGCCGTGCTCAAGCCGTCGGCTTACGGCCGCTTCGGCATCGAGTTCGAGATCGCGGTGCGCCTCGGTCGCGATCTGGCGCCGTCCGATCTTTCTGGTCAACCCGTCACGCTCGCGGAAGTCGTTGCGGCCATCGACGGTGTCGCGCCGGCCATCGAAATCGTGGACGACCGGGCTTGCGACTACAAGACGCTCGACATGCTCTCGCTGGTTGCCGACAACGCCTGGAACGCCGGCATCGTCGTAGGCACCTTCCAGTCGAGCTGGCCTGATCTGGCGTCGGTCGAAGGCAGCGTCACCACTGAAGACGGCAGCGTCCTCGACACCGGACGCGGCGCCGACGTGCTCGGCAATCCGCTGCTGTCGGTGGTGTGGCTGGCCGAGCATCTCGCTGCGAGCGGAGGCAGTCTGCGGAGCGGCGACATCGTGATGACGGGCAGCATGGTCACCACCAAGTTCCCGAACACGTCGGGGCGTTTCCGCTTCGAGGTTTCAGGGCTGGGCTGGGTCGAGGTGCAGGTCGACGCCGGCTGA
- a CDS encoding dihydrodipicolinate synthase family protein, with product MTSTKSRRYEGVFPVVPTTFTEQGELDLESQKRCVDFMIDAGSDGLCILANFSEQFVLSDEEREVLTRCILAHVAGRVPVIVTTTHYGTRICAERCRRAQDAGAAMVMVMPPYHGATLRVPEAQIFEFYAALSDAIDIPIMIQDAPVSGTVLSASFLARMAREIEHVRYFKIETAGAASKLRELIKLGGDAIEGPWDGEEAITLLPDLDAGATGSMTGGGYPDGIRKIMDAWRAGQRDDAASAYQQWLPLINYENRQGGILTAKVLMQEGGVIACEAPRHPFPTMHPAVRAGLLETARRLDPLVLRWGR from the coding sequence ATGACATCGACAAAATCCAGGCGCTATGAAGGCGTGTTTCCCGTGGTCCCGACCACCTTCACCGAGCAGGGCGAGCTGGACCTGGAAAGCCAGAAGCGCTGCGTCGATTTCATGATCGACGCTGGCTCCGATGGCCTGTGCATCCTGGCGAATTTTTCGGAGCAGTTCGTGCTCTCCGACGAGGAGCGCGAGGTGCTCACGCGCTGCATCCTCGCGCATGTGGCGGGCCGCGTGCCGGTGATCGTCACCACCACGCACTACGGCACGCGCATCTGTGCCGAGCGCTGCCGCCGCGCGCAGGATGCAGGCGCCGCCATGGTGATGGTGATGCCGCCGTACCACGGCGCCACGCTGCGGGTGCCAGAGGCACAGATCTTCGAGTTCTATGCTGCGCTGTCCGATGCCATCGACATCCCGATCATGATTCAGGACGCGCCGGTCAGCGGCACCGTACTGTCGGCGTCCTTCCTGGCGCGCATGGCCCGGGAGATCGAGCATGTGCGCTACTTCAAGATCGAGACGGCTGGCGCGGCCTCCAAACTGCGAGAGCTGATCAAGCTCGGCGGCGATGCGATCGAAGGCCCGTGGGACGGCGAAGAAGCGATCACGCTGCTTCCTGACCTCGACGCCGGCGCCACCGGCTCGATGACCGGCGGTGGCTATCCGGACGGCATCCGCAAGATCATGGATGCCTGGCGTGCCGGACAGCGCGACGATGCTGCATCTGCTTATCAGCAATGGCTGCCGCTCATCAACTACGAGAACCGCCAAGGCGGCATCCTCACGGCCAAGGTGCTGATGCAGGAAGGCGGCGTCATCGCCTGCGAGGCACCGCGTCATCCTTTCCCCACGATGCATCCTGCAGTGCGCGCGGGGCTGCTTGAGACTGCTCGCAGACTGGATCCATTGGTGCTGCGCTGGGGGCGTTAG
- a CDS encoding SDR family NAD(P)-dependent oxidoreductase, with protein MTDHARYPSLADRTVFITGGATGIGATLVEEFVMQGAKVGFVDIDEAAGKALASALAGAAHAPVFCPADVTDIAALDAAIDAVRGRFGPITVLLNNAANDRRHSIEDTTPASWDAGVAVNLKHQFFAAQNVAGDMRQAGGGSIVNFGSISWMLKQGGMPVYTTSKAAVQGLTRSLARDLGPFNIRVNTLVPGWVMTEKQVRLWVDDAAREDIARGQCINRPLLAEHIARMALFLAADDSAMCTAQDFVVDGGWV; from the coding sequence ATGACCGACCACGCCCGCTATCCCAGCCTTGCCGATCGCACCGTTTTCATCACCGGCGGCGCCACCGGCATCGGTGCCACTTTGGTCGAGGAGTTCGTGATGCAGGGCGCCAAGGTGGGCTTCGTCGACATCGACGAGGCCGCTGGCAAGGCACTCGCATCGGCGCTTGCCGGCGCTGCGCACGCACCGGTCTTCTGCCCTGCCGACGTCACCGACATCGCCGCGCTCGATGCAGCGATCGACGCCGTGCGCGGCCGCTTCGGGCCGATCACCGTGCTGCTCAACAACGCAGCCAACGACCGGCGCCATAGCATCGAGGACACCACGCCCGCGAGCTGGGATGCGGGCGTCGCGGTCAACCTGAAGCACCAGTTCTTCGCGGCACAGAACGTCGCCGGCGACATGCGGCAGGCAGGCGGTGGGTCGATCGTCAACTTCGGCTCGATCAGCTGGATGCTCAAACAGGGCGGCATGCCGGTCTACACCACGTCCAAGGCCGCCGTGCAGGGACTCACACGCAGCCTGGCGCGCGACCTAGGCCCGTTCAACATCCGCGTCAACACGCTGGTCCCGGGTTGGGTGATGACCGAAAAACAGGTTCGCCTCTGGGTCGACGATGCAGCGCGTGAAGACATCGCGCGAGGTCAGTGCATCAACCGTCCGCTGTTGGCCGAACACATCGCTCGCATGGCGCTTTTTTTGGCGGCGGACGACAGTGCGATGTGTACCGCACAAGACTTCGTGGTGGATGGAGGCTGGGTTTGA
- a CDS encoding IlvD/Edd family dehydratase produces MSKSPVKLRSAEWFGTTDKNGFMYRSWMKNQGIPDHEFHGKPIIGICNTWSELTPCNAHFRKIADHVKQGVFEAGGFPVEFPVFSNGESNLRPTAMFTRNLASIDVEEAIRGNPIDGVVLLVGCDKTTPALLMGAASCDIPAIAVTGGPMLNGKHEGRDIGSGTAVWQLSEQVKAGTITLHQFMSAEAGMSRSAGTCNTMGTASTMACMAEALGVTLPHNAAIPAVDSRRYVLAHMSGMRMVEMVREDLRLSKLLTRQAFENAIRTNAAIGGSTNAVIHLKAIAGRIGVELALDDWTTVGRGTPTLVDLMPSGRFLMEDFYYAGGLPAVLRRMGDAGLLPHPGALTANGSSLWDNVKDAPIYNDEVIRPLDRPLAADGAMCVLRGNLAPRGAVLKPSAATPALLKHRGQAVVFENLEDYKSRIADPELAITADSVMVLKNCGPKGYPGMAEVGNMGLPAKLLAQGVTDMVRISDARMSGTAYGTVVLHVSPEARAGGPLAVVREGDWIELDAMQGRLHLDISEAELASRLTAWQAEQRPDPADASGYRKLYVEHVLQADEGCDFDFLVGQRGSVVPRHSH; encoded by the coding sequence ATGTCGAAGTCACCCGTCAAGCTCAGGTCCGCCGAATGGTTCGGAACCACCGACAAGAACGGGTTCATGTACCGCAGCTGGATGAAGAACCAGGGCATCCCGGACCACGAGTTCCACGGCAAGCCGATCATCGGGATCTGCAACACATGGTCGGAGCTGACGCCGTGCAACGCGCACTTCCGCAAGATCGCCGACCACGTGAAGCAGGGCGTGTTCGAAGCCGGCGGATTCCCGGTGGAGTTCCCGGTTTTCTCGAACGGCGAATCGAACCTGCGGCCGACGGCCATGTTCACCCGCAACCTGGCGAGCATCGATGTGGAGGAGGCCATTCGCGGCAACCCGATCGACGGCGTGGTGCTGCTGGTGGGCTGCGACAAGACGACGCCCGCATTGCTGATGGGCGCTGCCAGTTGCGATATTCCCGCAATCGCCGTGACCGGCGGGCCGATGCTCAACGGCAAGCACGAAGGCCGCGACATCGGCTCCGGCACCGCCGTGTGGCAGCTGTCCGAACAGGTGAAGGCCGGCACCATCACGCTGCACCAGTTCATGTCGGCAGAGGCGGGCATGTCGCGCTCGGCAGGCACCTGCAACACCATGGGCACCGCATCGACGATGGCCTGCATGGCCGAGGCGTTGGGCGTGACCCTGCCGCACAACGCCGCGATTCCAGCGGTCGATTCGCGCCGCTATGTACTGGCCCACATGTCGGGCATGCGCATGGTCGAGATGGTGCGCGAAGACTTGCGCTTGTCGAAGCTGCTGACGCGCCAGGCTTTCGAGAATGCGATCCGCACCAATGCAGCAATCGGTGGCTCGACCAACGCCGTGATCCATTTGAAAGCCATCGCCGGACGCATCGGCGTCGAGCTCGCACTCGACGACTGGACCACCGTGGGGCGCGGCACGCCCACGCTGGTCGACTTGATGCCGTCGGGCCGTTTTCTGATGGAAGACTTTTATTACGCGGGCGGTCTGCCGGCCGTGCTCCGCCGCATGGGCGATGCCGGGCTGCTTCCGCATCCGGGCGCACTGACCGCGAACGGCTCGAGCCTGTGGGACAACGTCAAGGACGCGCCGATCTACAACGACGAAGTGATCCGCCCGCTCGATCGCCCGCTGGCCGCGGACGGCGCGATGTGCGTGCTGCGCGGCAACCTGGCGCCCCGTGGCGCGGTGCTGAAGCCCTCGGCGGCCACGCCGGCATTGCTGAAACACCGCGGCCAGGCCGTAGTCTTCGAGAACCTCGAAGACTACAAGTCGCGAATCGCAGACCCTGAACTCGCCATTACCGCCGACTCAGTGATGGTGCTGAAAAATTGCGGTCCCAAAGGCTATCCCGGCATGGCCGAGGTCGGCAATATGGGCTTGCCGGCAAAGCTATTGGCGCAAGGCGTGACCGACATGGTCCGCATCTCGGATGCGCGCATGAGCGGCACGGCGTACGGAACGGTGGTGTTGCACGTCTCTCCGGAAGCCCGTGCCGGTGGCCCGCTTGCCGTGGTGCGCGAGGGCGACTGGATCGAGCTCGACGCGATGCAGGGGCGCCTGCACCTGGACATCTCCGAGGCCGAGCTCGCATCGCGACTGACCGCTTGGCAGGCGGAGCAACGACCCGATCCGGCCGATGCGAGTGGCTACCGCAAGCTCTATGTCGAGCATGTGCTGCAGGCCGACGAAGGCTGCGACTTCGACTTTCTGGTCGGCCAGCGCGGATCGGTCGTGCCGCGGCATTCGCACTGA
- a CDS encoding ABC transporter ATP-binding protein yields the protein MDGIQIVGLDKRYGSVEVIKDFNLEIEHGEFLVFLGPSGCGKSTLLRMIAGLDSVSAGQIRIAGRDVTQLAPGARDVAMVFQHYALYPHMTVYDNMAFGLRNVNVPASEIDRRVQEAARMLELTPLLQRKPVQMSGGQRQRVAIGRAVVKEPYAFLFDEPLSNLDAALRSRTRVELARLHQRLKSTMIFVTHDQVEAMTLATRIVVMNAGKVEQVGRPMDIYRQPASRFVASFIGSPTMNFVDVELAEDRAGVAAVRLPDGSVVQTTVSTTGLTRNGRYTLGARPEALVIDVSGSAGLIGGRVELVERLGDQTHVHVALASGASVVAHAHRDSEIEAGAPVGLRLDAEAVHLFDEAGAAYHAQARSTS from the coding sequence ATGGACGGCATCCAGATCGTCGGACTCGACAAACGCTACGGCAGCGTCGAAGTCATCAAGGACTTCAACCTCGAGATCGAGCATGGCGAATTTCTCGTCTTCCTCGGGCCCTCGGGTTGTGGCAAGTCGACGCTGCTGCGGATGATCGCCGGCCTCGACTCGGTGTCGGCCGGCCAGATCCGAATTGCCGGGCGTGACGTGACGCAACTGGCACCGGGCGCACGCGATGTCGCGATGGTTTTTCAGCACTACGCGCTCTATCCGCACATGACCGTGTACGACAACATGGCCTTCGGCCTGCGCAACGTGAACGTGCCGGCCAGCGAGATCGACCGGCGCGTTCAGGAGGCCGCCCGCATGCTCGAACTCACGCCGCTGCTGCAACGCAAACCCGTGCAGATGTCGGGCGGTCAACGGCAGCGTGTCGCGATCGGTCGTGCCGTCGTCAAGGAACCCTATGCGTTCCTGTTCGACGAACCGCTTTCCAACTTGGATGCCGCCCTGCGTTCGCGCACGCGCGTCGAGCTCGCGCGGCTGCATCAGCGGCTCAAGTCGACCATGATCTTCGTGACGCACGACCAGGTGGAAGCGATGACGCTCGCCACCCGCATCGTCGTGATGAATGCCGGCAAGGTGGAGCAGGTCGGCCGGCCGATGGACATCTACCGCCAGCCAGCGTCGCGCTTCGTCGCGAGCTTCATCGGCTCGCCGACCATGAACTTCGTCGATGTCGAACTGGCTGAAGACCGCGCAGGCGTGGCGGCGGTGCGCTTGCCGGATGGCTCCGTCGTGCAGACCACCGTCTCGACAACCGGATTGACGCGCAACGGCCGCTACACGCTGGGCGCGCGACCAGAAGCGCTGGTCATCGACGTTTCCGGCTCGGCCGGACTGATCGGCGGACGTGTCGAACTGGTCGAGCGACTGGGCGATCAGACGCATGTGCATGTGGCGCTAGCATCGGGCGCATCGGTGGTGGCGCATGCGCACCGCGACAGCGAGATCGAAGCCGGCGCACCGGTCGGGCTGCGGCTCGATGCCGAAGCCGTGCACCTTTTCGACGAAGCGGGGGCGGCGTACCACGCACAAGCGCGGAGCACTTCATGA
- a CDS encoding carbohydrate ABC transporter permease produces the protein MSAVMSTDLATRTKAVARKSGARNGPRWSNAVFILPFLVVYVALLVVPLFRGMWISLQDLDMLSQTSEFVGLKNFQDLWSDEIFTGSVRNTFYFVLMSTPVFVVLGLALALALNRPGRTGAVLRAIFFGSSVLSVTIVTLVWKLVLMPHHGLLANLTNATGLPELSPLTTEAWALPTVAAVTVWWIIGLPMMLFLAALQQVPAEVYEAAALDNSSRWRTLIHITLPAIRRTVALVAVIEVILQFQLFGQAQLMTQGGPNNSSRPIVQFIYESGFAHWTLGNAAAASQVLFAIMLLAMAVQVWVSSRKETF, from the coding sequence ATGAGTGCGGTGATGTCGACAGACCTTGCCACGCGCACCAAGGCCGTGGCCCGCAAGAGCGGCGCCCGCAACGGTCCGCGCTGGTCGAACGCCGTCTTCATCCTGCCGTTCCTGGTCGTCTATGTGGCGTTGCTGGTGGTACCGCTGTTTCGCGGCATGTGGATCAGCCTGCAAGACCTGGACATGCTGTCGCAGACGTCGGAGTTCGTCGGCCTGAAGAATTTTCAGGACTTGTGGTCCGATGAGATCTTCACCGGCTCCGTGCGCAACACCTTCTACTTCGTGCTGATGTCGACGCCGGTGTTCGTCGTGCTGGGCCTTGCGCTGGCGTTGGCGCTGAACCGGCCGGGCCGCACTGGTGCCGTATTGCGCGCGATTTTCTTCGGCTCGTCGGTGCTGTCGGTGACCATCGTCACGCTGGTGTGGAAGCTGGTGCTCATGCCACACCACGGCCTTCTGGCTAACCTGACCAACGCGACCGGGTTGCCCGAGCTGTCGCCGCTCACGACCGAGGCCTGGGCGCTGCCGACGGTCGCTGCCGTCACCGTGTGGTGGATCATCGGCCTGCCGATGATGCTGTTCCTCGCGGCACTGCAGCAGGTGCCGGCCGAGGTCTATGAGGCTGCCGCGCTCGACAATTCGAGTCGCTGGCGCACGCTGATCCACATCACGCTGCCGGCCATCCGCCGCACGGTGGCGCTGGTGGCGGTGATCGAAGTGATCCTGCAGTTCCAGTTGTTCGGCCAGGCGCAACTCATGACGCAGGGCGGGCCGAACAACAGCTCGCGGCCGATCGTGCAGTTCATCTATGAATCAGGCTTCGCGCACTGGACATTGGGCAACGCCGCCGCAGCTTCGCAAGTGCTGTTCGCAATCATGCTGCTTGCGATGGCGGTGCAAGTCTGGGTGTCGAGCCGCAAGGAGACGTTCTGA
- a CDS encoding carbohydrate ABC transporter permease codes for MNIVGNKLVDRLILAAVIALAILWVAPLMWVFALSFKPNEFLTQRTDVVFSGPFTIKNYTDIIGTSAVFRWTVNSIIVSVVQTFAMLVLASLAGYGFARTEFPGKNILFFVVLAGLAVPEQAIIVPLHLMFADLEMHNTYSALILPRLATPFGVYLMTQYFKAIPRDIEEAAMLDNASRLKIFFKVILPLSIPAQATLGIFTFLHAWNDYLWPLISASKPEMYTLTLGLASTQSNFGQSEGIGYLMSQAVFAGLPVFILYLFFQKYIIAAVSGTTVK; via the coding sequence ATGAACATCGTTGGCAACAAACTGGTCGACCGGCTGATTCTCGCGGCCGTCATAGCGCTGGCGATTCTCTGGGTCGCGCCGCTCATGTGGGTGTTCGCGCTGTCATTCAAGCCGAACGAATTTTTGACGCAGCGCACCGACGTGGTCTTTTCGGGGCCGTTCACCATCAAGAACTACACCGACATCATCGGCACGTCGGCGGTGTTCCGCTGGACGGTCAACAGCATCATCGTGTCGGTGGTGCAGACGTTTGCCATGCTGGTGCTGGCGTCGCTGGCGGGATACGGATTTGCACGCACCGAGTTTCCGGGCAAGAACATCCTATTCTTCGTGGTGCTCGCAGGCCTCGCGGTGCCGGAGCAGGCCATCATCGTGCCGCTCCACCTGATGTTCGCCGACCTCGAGATGCACAACACATACTCGGCGCTGATCTTGCCACGGCTGGCAACGCCTTTTGGCGTGTACCTGATGACGCAATACTTCAAGGCCATCCCGCGCGACATCGAAGAGGCCGCGATGCTCGACAACGCGTCACGGCTGAAGATTTTCTTCAAGGTGATCCTGCCGCTGTCGATTCCGGCGCAGGCCACCCTCGGCATCTTCACGTTCCTTCACGCGTGGAACGACTATCTGTGGCCGCTGATCTCGGCGTCCAAGCCGGAGATGTACACGCTGACGCTGGGACTCGCATCGACGCAGTCGAACTTCGGCCAGTCCGAAGGCATCGGCTACCTGATGTCGCAGGCGGTCTTTGCCGGACTGCCTGTTTTTATCCTCTACCTGTTTTTTCAGAAGTACATCATCGCGGCCGTTTCCGGCACGACGGTGAAGTGA
- a CDS encoding extracellular solute-binding protein — protein sequence MNKTSIQKTSLRNLAALGLFGCIAASALAQQPKTEITLARFFGSCEADYGKSTDIKAARGECGVITTLVNNFNATNKDNIVVKPQIAEWGPYYDQLTARIVARDVPAIAVMHESSLGDFVNRKLLEPMDDSFKSVGIDTAQFTDHAKAGTSFDGKTYALPFDTWAWLWHFNLNLMKKAGLTKADGTPVIPTTPEELLTQARQFKQATGKPYFSWTTVNTTSPNMRTFLTLFYQQNGAELFKGGAKPQLDMKSPQATKALELMTQMYNEGLVMTGLDYGASNQAFVNGETGVVVVGTWKIDDFVAQSEKADTALSKGYAVYPFPKLLDKKAVFADGHSWVMLKGGTKDEASRKAALTFLKFLWDNDVEWARTGHLPANKAALATAEFKALPMRANIAEISTIGRGMPHSVPRQRAIEVAVDQEIGNMMTSKKPLKDTQDAAESRVNKLLDAVR from the coding sequence GTGAATAAAACATCGATCCAAAAGACATCCCTACGCAACCTCGCTGCCCTCGGACTGTTCGGCTGCATCGCAGCCAGTGCGTTGGCGCAGCAACCCAAAACCGAGATCACGCTGGCACGCTTCTTCGGCTCCTGCGAGGCCGACTACGGCAAATCGACCGACATCAAAGCGGCACGCGGGGAGTGCGGTGTGATCACCACATTGGTCAACAACTTCAACGCGACCAACAAGGACAACATCGTCGTCAAGCCGCAGATCGCGGAGTGGGGGCCTTACTACGACCAGCTCACCGCCCGAATCGTCGCCCGCGACGTACCAGCCATCGCAGTAATGCACGAGTCGTCGCTCGGCGACTTCGTCAACCGCAAGCTGCTGGAACCGATGGACGACAGCTTCAAGTCGGTCGGCATCGACACCGCGCAGTTCACCGACCACGCCAAGGCAGGCACCAGCTTCGACGGCAAAACCTACGCGTTACCGTTCGACACCTGGGCCTGGCTCTGGCACTTCAACCTGAACCTGATGAAGAAGGCGGGCCTGACCAAGGCCGATGGCACGCCGGTAATCCCGACCACGCCGGAAGAGCTGCTGACGCAGGCGCGCCAGTTCAAGCAGGCGACCGGCAAGCCGTACTTTTCGTGGACGACGGTGAACACGACGTCGCCCAACATGCGCACTTTCCTCACCTTGTTCTACCAACAGAACGGCGCCGAACTGTTCAAGGGCGGTGCCAAGCCGCAACTCGACATGAAGTCGCCGCAGGCCACCAAAGCACTGGAGTTGATGACCCAGATGTACAACGAGGGCCTGGTCATGACCGGCCTCGACTACGGCGCATCCAACCAGGCCTTCGTCAACGGCGAGACCGGCGTGGTCGTCGTGGGCACCTGGAAGATTGACGACTTCGTGGCGCAGTCCGAAAAGGCCGACACGGCCCTCAGCAAGGGCTACGCCGTCTATCCGTTCCCGAAGTTGCTTGACAAAAAGGCTGTGTTTGCCGACGGCCACAGCTGGGTGATGCTCAAGGGCGGCACTAAGGACGAAGCGAGCCGCAAGGCGGCGCTGACGTTCCTCAAGTTCCTCTGGGACAACGATGTGGAATGGGCGCGCACCGGCCATCTGCCGGCCAACAAGGCAGCGCTGGCGACAGCGGAATTCAAGGCGCTTCCGATGCGCGCCAACATCGCCGAAATCTCCACCATCGGTCGCGGCATGCCGCATTCGGTGCCACGCCAGCGCGCCATCGAGGTCGCCGTCGACCAGGAGATCGGCAACATGATGACCAGCAAGAAGCCGTTGAAAGACACGCAGGACGCAGCCGAATCGCGCGTGAACAAACTGCTCGACGCAGTGCGCTGA